The Cystobacter ferrugineus genome contains the following window.
GGCGACGGATACTTCCGGAGTTCAAGTGAACCCAACGTTCGTTTCCAGGATGGTCCCAAAGAACACTTGCTGTGCGGTGTTTGTGAGCAGAAATTCTCCACACGAGAGAAGTGGTTTGCCGAAGTCCTGTTTACCCCATACATTGAGCGTGGAGAACAGCGGTTCTCTTACGATGCCTCGCTTTTCTACTTCGCCGTCTCGCTGCTCTGGCGCCTCCTGGAAAATAACCTCAGGGATCTGCATGAGGACATAGCGCACTTCAGACCGCTATTGGAGGAGGCCGAAAAGGAATGGCGAGAGTACCTCCTCGGGGGGGGGGATTCCAACGAAGTACTCGGATATTCATGTGTTCTTGACAGACATTGGCTTGGTGGGAGGAAGACAACCTGTTGAAGGGTTTAGTGCTTATATGGCCCGAGCCTGCGATGGTGAGGTTATTGGCGGTCGCTCGCGTTGTATGGTTTATGGAAAGATTGCAAGGTTCGTTTTCTTTGCGGGAATTACTCCAACGGAACAATCTGAAGGGGATGGGACTGGAATACACCCGTCAAGAGGTATGCTTGAGGTGCCGCAGAGCATATCTGATGGGGGGGGTTGGTGAGTTCCTGGTTGATCGTGTGCGTGTTGCGCGTGAGAAAGTGCTTGGTGGGTTATCGAGAATTCAGCAGCAAAAAATAAATCAGCGTGCATTTGAGGTAATCCCCAAGTTGGTGGATTCGGATCTTGTTAGGGCAATCCGGGCAGATCGGGAGGCAACGATTGTTCCTTTGGTTGAGGGTAAAGTCGGCAGGAATGAGAACTGTCCTTGCGGAAGTTTGAAGAAATATAAAAATGCCACGGCTCGAGAGGTGGTGGTGCATCGCGCTCAAGCGGGGTCAAAGATTCTGTCTGCGGCTCCATGTCGTTACGTTAGTCGATGAATCGCCGAGCCCACCTCATGGCTTCTTCTTGGGTGAAAACCTCGACGCGGAAGCTGGGGTCATTGACGGGTTTGTCGAGCCAAGGCTCCAGCGCGCGGCCGAGTTCCCGATAGGCGCCGGGAAGGTGTCAATGGACTTGTTTGCACCTCGTCCCCTACAAATTGTCTGACACCCTGTCAGCTCCTCCTGGTGTTACAAAGAGTTCTCCATGAAGCAGCTTTTGCTCGATGCCTTGATTCAGGCGATGGATGATCCGCGGTATCCCCCTCATGTCCGGACGCTCCTGCGGACGTGGGTGGAGGTGAGTTTCCGATTCAATGAGTGGTACCTTGCGGAGGTCAGGCACCGAGACGATGAAGAGCCGTTCTATTCCATGCTTGGTGAGAGTTTGAAAACGATCAAAGCTTTGGACTTGGCGGCGGAGCGTTATCTCGCTCATCCCGAGGAGGGTAATAACGAAGAATCGCTGCTCGCGGCTTTGAAGGAATCGATTCGGGTGCGGGTAATGCTTCCGGGTGACTGGACGCCCAAGGGCTCCTGAGGTTCGTCCGCCAGACAGTGCCGAGTGGGCTCACTGCCGTGTCAGGTACGCCGTTGCAGATGACCTCCAGGTCCTGCTCGGCCAGGGCGGCCTGAAGGACGGTTATCCCGTCGGCCTCGTCGAACGGAAGGATCCGGGTGGTGGCGCACTTCGAGGACGGGCGGAAGGCGAGGGGGGATGTGCTGGTGGGGGCGGACCGGTAGCGCCGCGGTCATCCCAGCGCCAGGCTCCTTCATGCTAGATGAGGAAGGGCCATGCTCTTCCCCTCGCACCGGGAGTGTCGCGAACCGGAGGAGTCGGGCCACGTGGCGCGCTCATGGGGGAGGCTCGTGCTGCTTCTGTCCTCATTCCCCCACTAGGGAATTCGAATGAGAGTGACAGAGGTGGTTCGGCTGCTCCTCGCCGGAATGCTCGTCGTGCTCGGTGGCTGCATGCGGACGGAGGGGGTGGATGATGCCCGCGTGCTGGATCCGAGCACCGTGACTCAGGCCTTGCCCCTGGGGACCGTGCAGGTGCGGGACATCAACACCCGCCCGGTCCGGTTTCCCCAACGCCCCTCCGAGTCCGTGGCTTTGGGGGGAGGCGTGGCGCTCTTCGTGGCGAGCGACGAGTTGCATGGCACGGAACTATGGCGCGGGGACGGGACCGAGGCAGGCACCTCGCTCGTGAAGGATCTCGCGCCTGGACTGGCGAGCTCGGGGCCCCGGTTGCTGACCCTCGCGCAGGGAAAGGTCTTCTTCACGGCCCAGAGTGGGGGCGTGGACGAGTTCGGGGCGGTGGAACTCTGGAAGACGGACGGCACCCCGGCGGGAACCGTCCTGGTGAAGCGCCTGCCCAAGACCAGTGACCTGGCGCGGATCTCTGCCATGACACAGGTGGGTGGAACGGTGTTCTTCATCCACGGGGGCTCTCCACGGCAGCTCTGGAAGAGCGATGGCACCGAGGCGGGCACCGTGCTCCTCCAGCAAGTGGCTTCCCAGGACTGCGCCTGCTCTTTCGAGCTGCTCTCCACGGGCACCACCTTGTTCTTCACCGGGCGGGATGCCGCGAACAACC
Protein-coding sequences here:
- a CDS encoding SEC-C metal-binding domain-containing protein, producing the protein MGGVGEFLVDRVRVAREKVLGGLSRIQQQKINQRAFEVIPKLVDSDLVRAIRADREATIVPLVEGKVGRNENCPCGSLKKYKNATAREVVVHRAQAGSKILSAAPCRYVSR